The Syntrophotalea acetylenivorans genome contains the following window.
ATTACCGCGATCAACTTGGCTGGGTTTGTGAACATAGACTTCGGGCCTCCTTGAAAAAATAGTTTCATTTGAAAAGCGGGCAGAAAATTCCCGCCATAAGCATTTGGGGGGGTTGAAAAGTGTTATAGGGTGGAAGGAATGTTTCTATTCAGAAGGTCAGACATTTTCCTCACCAAGCACTCTCTTCTCTGTGCGGGCATTTCAAACGGGAATTCTTCAGCCGTCAGCATTACCCAGCCTAAAGTTCTTGATTAACAAGAGGAGGCTGACTTTCAGCTTGGCATATTTTCAAAAGAGGAATCTAATGTCAATAGGTTTATTGATTTGGTAGTTCTTGGAAATAAGGGCTGCCATTCTTAAAATATATGTCCGAATGTCACTTGCTAAGGCTCGGCACCTGCTCTTTGTAGCGGGCAAGATACATCCCGGCGACCTCCTCGGGCCGAGGAAAGCCTAAAACCTTTGCGAACCCCAGAACGAATCCCCGTACGTAAACCGCCACTGGTAGACGATCAAACATCTCTTTCTCGATCTGCTCTAGTCTCATCTGGCTGACCTTGGTCCGGTTGGCAATATCCCGCAGGGTGAGTCCTGAACTTTCCCGTATGTCTCGTAGGAATTTTCCAATCGATTCGTTGGGCGAGAGCTGCTTGAGGCATTCTTCCAGATTAGCGGCAAGAAAAGCCGACGGCTTTGCGCCAGGCCCGGAGATTCGATTAACGATCCTTCCGTAGGCGGTTTCCAACTTTTTAAGATTTTCCTTGCATTCAGAGTCGTCCAGCAGGCCATAGGTGGCCAAGGCGCCCTCGGCGTATATCGCTTTCTTGTTTCGCCAGGCGCGCTCCACTTCTCCCAGACTCGCGTCCGTTTCGATTCCCAACAGCTGGCAATCCTCCACAGTTAGATCATTCGTCGGCATCCTCAATCTCTCCTTTCTTCAACAGGGAGCGCGTAATCTCCCTTATCCTTTTGGAAAATTGGCTTTGCGGGAACGCCTCCAGCACCGGGCATTTCATCCTGACAGCATTGCGTACCAGGTTGTCACTGGGTATGGCGCCGAGAAATTCGGCCGAGATACCAAAATAATCCCGATAGGCGGAGGCTATCCCTTGCCCCAGCTCCAGATCTTTCTTCTGTTCCACCTGATTGACAATCAACTTCGGCCCATGGGTCGAAACCTGTTCAGCTATGACGGCGCCTGATTCGGGGTCCATCGTGATGATGTGCGACAGTAATTCCTTGGGGGAACTGATACCTCGCACCACCTTCTCCTCGATCGCCTGGCTGACTACTCGGGTGGCTCCTGCTCGCTTGATGGCCTGTTTCAGGCCCCGAAAATAGGCTGCTTTGAGAAAGTGATAGGTATTTTCCATAGAAGTTGGAGCAGGAACAGCCACCACGATCCGCTGGTGAGCGGCAAGGTAAAAATCGAGAACATTGTAGCTGGAGCCTGCTCCTAGGTCGATCAGGACATGATCCAGCTCCAGCGTAGCGAGCTGCCGGATGACTTTCTCTTTCAGAGCAAATTTCGGATTGGCCATGTCGAGCTGAGCACGGCCGCTGCTGATCAGCCATAGGTTGGGAATCGGGGAGGGAAGAAGCAAGTCGCAAATGGAAGGGACCGCACGGGAAAAAAGGTCGGTCAGGGAGATGGAGGGAGAAGGCATGCCCAGAATGGTATGCTGGTTGGCAGCTCCCAGGTCGGCATCAAAAATCGCACACTTCTTTCCCTGCTGAGCCAGGGCAATGGCCAGGTTGGCCGTGACGACCGACTTTCCTACTCCCCCTTTGCCGCTGCCTATAGCCCAGATTCGAGGGCGACTGTTTGGTGAACTTTGTTCGCGCAAAGCTTCTTCCTTTCCGAGGACGCCTACTGTTCGGATTAGACGTTTCTTGCATAAGCAATGCCGGTATCGGGCAATGAGCTGCAGGAGGAAGTGGTGCCCAGGCTCCGGTCGAACTCGGGAGGAGGTCTCCAGAGGCGGTAAAAAAGGCGGTTTTAATGAAGCCATAATAGGTTCGTGCTGAACCCGACGGCTATACGGATTCTGCAAAATCTTTTATAAGACCAGGATTATAATTGCTTATTCTATAAAAATTTCAAGGTGTTGAATACTCTGTCAGGCCGTAAATTGTCATCGAATCTGGGCAGAATGACAGAAATTGGTCAGCCAACAGCCTCCTAGAAATTTAAAATCTCTTTTAAAACGCTGCAGGCATCTTTCCTGACAACAAGGGCGCTGCCGCTATTTTTTCGGACAGCTCCCCAAGATGATAAGGTTGGGATTTCGGTGTAAAGCCTGATACTCTGCACTCTTACGAAAAGGTATGCTCCTTGCAAATCTTTAATACAATAACGACTGCTGAGCCAGTCTTTTTTTTGAACGAAGACCGCAAAGACCTATACCCCTAACTCGCGTAAGGAATACCCAGATGAAAACGGTTAGAGTCTTATTTACTATCGCCCTGTTGGCTTTAATGACTACCCATTCCTTTGCCAAGGACATCGATGAAACCACGGAGAACCATCAACGGATTACAAAAAGATTTGTCCAGATCCTGAATGAACAGTGGGGAATCGACAAAGAAAAGGTCTCGGGAGAAAGTTATTTCTTGAGGGATTTTGGCGCAGACTCCCTGGATGTCATAGAGCTGGTTATGGCCCTTGAAGAAGATTTTGATATTGAGATTTATGATGCGGAGTGGGAAAAAATAACCACCGTCAACTCGGTGATAGAGTTAATCATCGACAAAGAAGACCGCCGCTATTATCGGCTGTACTAGATTGTTTTCGCGAAGGATGCGCAAAGGGGTATATTTTGTCATCTGCTCGAAGAACAGCCGGGAAGTTGTCAACCTTAACTAATCGAAGGAGAATAACATGAGGATTCTTATTGGTATCCTGTTCACCATCTGCTTCAGTCAAATTGCCCTTGCTGATACTACCTATGTCTGTACCCAAGACGGTATGGAACGCAAAATCGAAGTAGCTTACCTGGGCACAGATAAGGTCCCCTGTGAAGTCCGCTATACCAAGAACGGTGACACCCAGATACTGTGGACGGCCCAGGCCGAGGAAGGCTACTGCGA
Protein-coding sequences here:
- a CDS encoding helix-turn-helix domain-containing protein, which encodes MPTNDLTVEDCQLLGIETDASLGEVERAWRNKKAIYAEGALATYGLLDDSECKENLKKLETAYGRIVNRISGPGAKPSAFLAANLEECLKQLSPNESIGKFLRDIRESSGLTLRDIANRTKVSQMRLEQIEKEMFDRLPVAVYVRGFVLGFAKVLGFPRPEEVAGMYLARYKEQVPSLSK
- a CDS encoding P-loop NTPase gives rise to the protein MREQSSPNSRPRIWAIGSGKGGVGKSVVTANLAIALAQQGKKCAIFDADLGAANQHTILGMPSPSISLTDLFSRAVPSICDLLLPSPIPNLWLISSGRAQLDMANPKFALKEKVIRQLATLELDHVLIDLGAGSSYNVLDFYLAAHQRIVVAVPAPTSMENTYHFLKAAYFRGLKQAIKRAGATRVVSQAIEEKVVRGISSPKELLSHIITMDPESGAVIAEQVSTHGPKLIVNQVEQKKDLELGQGIASAYRDYFGISAEFLGAIPSDNLVRNAVRMKCPVLEAFPQSQFSKRIREITRSLLKKGEIEDADE
- the acpP gene encoding acyl carrier protein, producing the protein MTTHSFAKDIDETTENHQRITKRFVQILNEQWGIDKEKVSGESYFLRDFGADSLDVIELVMALEEDFDIEIYDAEWEKITTVNSVIELIIDKEDRRYYRLY